In Glycine max cultivar Williams 82 chromosome 4, Glycine_max_v4.0, whole genome shotgun sequence, the genomic stretch CTCTCTCCACTTTCTATtatatcttcatcttcttcttaaCTCATGATTTGTCTATTTTTCCATCGAAGAATGGTGGGAATTCGTTGCACGGTGGTGCCACCGCTACGCTGGTGGCTTTAGTCGGCGCAGCCGCGATTCTCTCTGCCGGACATTCATCCGATTCGGGAGTTTCCGTCGAGATCAACGTCTCCTACTTCGGTGCTGTCTACGCTCATGTCAGCACACTATCCATCTTCTTCAATTCTTTCATTACTTTTCTTGTtacatgtaataaaaaaaaaaaaaaaaaaagataacgaACGGAATACAAGAACTAGCGAGATTGGTTTCgggttttaaagaaaaaatagttattttcatttaaatgtgTATTGATAAAttcgtcctaaaaaataaaaattcaaattttaattttagaaagtgaaaataatttgataaatttatctATTTGTTACGTTGTTATTAATGTAAAAGTTTATCTATCTTTATATATTTAGAGacgaaaatgattatttatttaaaatataattttttatctttttttctttcttaattgttataagtataatattacgataaacacttaaaaataagaaaacaaatataataataaacataatattaattaataaacataatttatctattattttgaaatttctaatgtgACAATACCTTACCCCAAAATGAGACTGAAACAAAAATACACCGTCATTAAGTTAattcttgcaaaaaaaattaggcTTAACTTGATGTTATTACTACTTAATGTTGTCACAATAAAAATTTTAGAACAATagacaaattatgtttattattatatttgttctaacttatatttgttttcctatttatgtggttattgtaatgttatgtttacaacgattaaaaaagaaaaaacgaaaattaaattatatttttagataaatagtcattttaatttctaaatatgTAGAGTGTCAACAAATTTATCCCTTAATGTATCATCTAGGTTTTTTCATAAACGATAACAAACGAAAGTTAACGTATGAATGAATTTAtcgtattttttttcacttccaatgactaaaatttgaatctcAACCTTTCAAGAAC encodes the following:
- the LOC112997617 gene encoding putative esterase F42H10.6, with product MDLESINKLLEEGAQSESPSHSLSTFYYIFIFFLTHDLSIFPSKNGGNSLHGGATATLVALVGAAAILSAGHSSDSGVSVEINVSYFGAVYAHEEIEIDARVLRVGKAVAVVSVEFRKKKTGKVFAQWRHTKYLPITSKI